One Phaseolus vulgaris cultivar G19833 chromosome 4, P. vulgaris v2.0, whole genome shotgun sequence DNA window includes the following coding sequences:
- the LOC137836468 gene encoding uncharacterized protein — MKSKLREEIMEEMRKETDLMWLEMKKENDRMRQEFLSQQVCAEPIEPLVSPTPKSTKGSCAAPPTSGDDINGQTEDCELLVVGGKLPRVVALGKVYTNATTLHNVPLSPDVAKVTVEKVRFPEARVPLPSDEVTTVADAFQTFVAWPRELIRSMPEPHKPFQPPSPKKKREVPVDDPMASLRLIASQIGNDPFPVPWDNTFFQINTELPLMIYNTDLSEFISGKQELNISIIQFFMM; from the exons atgaagagtaagttacgtgaagaaataatggaggagatgagaaaggagactgatttgatgtggctggagatgaaaaaggagaatgatcgaatgcgacaagagtttttatcgcaacaagtttgtgctgagccgattgaaccccttgttagtcccactcccaagagcacaaaggggagttgtgcggctcctccaacatcaggggatgatatcaatgggcagacagaggattgtgagctactggtagtgggcggcaaacttcctcgggtggtggcacttggaaaagtctatacaaacgccaccaccttacataacgttcctctctcccctgatgtggcgaaggtaacagttgaaaaagtacgatttcctgaagctcgtgttccactaccttcagatgaggtaaccactgtggccgatgcatttcagacattcgttgcctggcccagagagctcattcgatctatgcccgaacctcat aaaccttttcagccaccaagtccgaaaaagaagcgtgaggttccagttgacgatcctatggcttccctacgtctcattgctagtcagattggcaatgatccttttccagttccgtgggataatacattttttcaaatcaacactgaactgccactgatgatttacaacacagatttatcagaatttatatctgggaaacaggagctcaatataagtataattcaattttttatgatgtaa